A stretch of the Theileria equi strain WA chromosome 1, complete sequence genome encodes the following:
- a CDS encoding hypothetical protein (encoded by transcript BEWA_021920A) gives MVPNSRLDTPLLADSIDTDANFVPDDIAYQSQLYTSNFTNSNSSNSGGTSQYDSAELLQSPKDASIICKSYFYGQVSTVMKAAIWWSMMGVLVTEFTRSYDGLSITRCSFNLALIFGSFVANLIAEAVNIRKLLCITTSIRLLIWSILVPAFWVISSIYLKYERTFLIAFIVLMAIDGLQVAFSNTVDLDYEGIDRVSNQYDIVVPESLHLHMNNVYQMFFDFSFAFFAVPISVLMYYIKKWTHIRDTMIFVSVFVVVFFILSAISISCYAFGMPVVRSPQYLAYSQSLNLSLFTVLREMSDKIRDNKDGMRIIFFQRPLMKNVLFFSVETAFENSMFLLIIPRIAMTSSWFPTDDSTIVNLFSVCLIAMGKIGGSLYGIYVTYKVQYDPGYGHLYRSSRRSVRRCLVLGSLSLFLLPTSLVVKKTLPTKGWISLGILFLGVFLFFAFSAVPKITFSSQLQSSIANHPLSHKLFDFVSTFITFVDASVLFLLNFASTYPGGDYTAEKISLYGAIFYVVYVIFQLFTGMIHIYSIKHLLLELRRPSDLSHNRHTLITS, from the coding sequence ATGGTCCCTAACAGTAGATTGGATACGCCATTACTGGCAGATTCTATCGATACTGATGCAAATTTTGTTCCAGATGATATCGCATATCAATCGCAATTGTACACTTCCAATTTTACAAATAGTAATTCTTCTAATTCCGGAGGAACTTCCCAGTATGACAGCGCTGAGCTACTTCAAAGCCCTAAAGATGCTTCAATCATCTGCAAAAGCTATTTCTATGGCCAAGTATCCACGGTTATGAAAGCTGCTATCTGGTGGAGCATGATGGGAGTATTGGTTACAGAATTTACTAGGTCGTACGATGGATTGTCAATAACGAGATGTTCCTTCAATCTTGCACTAATATTTGGATCTTTCGTTGCTAATTTGATAGCAGAGGCAGTAAATATTCGCAAATTACTCTGTATTACGACATCAATTAGATTGTTAATTTGgtccattcttgtacccGCATTTTGGGTTATATCCTCCATTTATTTGAAATATGAACGAACCTTTCTTATAGCTTTTATCGTATTAATGGCGATTGACGGTTTACAGGTAGCATTTTCTAATACTGTAGATTTAGATTATGAAGGAATTGATAGAGTATCAAATCAGTATGATATAGTAGTACCGGAAAGTTTGCATTTGCATATGAATAATGTTTATCAAATGTTTTTTGACTTTTCTTTTGCATTTTTCGCAGTTCCGATATCGGTTTTGATGTATTATATCAAGAAATGGACACATATCAGGGATACAATGATTTTTGTATCGGTTTTTGTTGTTGTATTTTTCATATTATCGGCCATATCGATTTCTTGCTACGCCTTTGGAATGCCCGTAGTTAGGTCGCCACAATATTTGGCTTATTCACAAAGTTtgaatttatcattatttaCTGTATTAAGAGAGATGAGTGATAAGATACGCGATAACAAGGATGGGATGAgaattatattttttcaGCGCCCTCTCATGAAAAATGTCCTTTTCTTTTCCGTGGAAACAGCATTTGAGAATTCTATGTTCTTACTCATCATACCAAGGATAGCAATGACAAGTAGTTGGTTTCCTACAGATGATTCTACCATTGTAAATCTTTTTTCTGTTTGTCTTATTGCGATGGGGAAAATAGGTGGTTCTTTGTATGGAATATACGTCACTTACAAGGTTCAATATGATCCAGGTTATGGTCATCTCTACCGTTCTTCAAGGAGATCGGTAAGAAGGTGTTTGGTTTTGGGTTCACTTTCTCTTTTCCTATTACCTACATCTTTGGTTGTGAAGAAAACACTACCAACAAAGGGTTGGATATCTTTAGGTATATTATTTCTGGGGgttttcctcttttttgccttttcaGCAGTTCCAAAGATAACATTTTCTTCACAACTTCAGTCTTCTATAGCGAATCATCCCCTCTCACACAAATTGTTTGATTTTGTCAGTACATTCATCACATTTGTTGATGCCTCTGTACTATTCTTACTCAATTTCGCTTCGACATATCCAGGTGGCGATTACACTGCAGAAAAAATCTCGCTTTATGGTGCAATATTCTATGTAGTTTACGTGATATTTCAACTTTTTACAGGTATGATTCATATCTACTCCATTAAACATTTATTATTAGAATTGAGGAGGCCCTCCGACTTATCGCACAACAGACATACACTAATTACAAGTTAA